One window from the genome of Xiphophorus hellerii strain 12219 chromosome 16, Xiphophorus_hellerii-4.1, whole genome shotgun sequence encodes:
- the hapstr1a gene encoding HUWE1-associated protein modifying stress responses 1 has protein sequence MEEKKEDGDSEIQEHGPEHWFSKWERQCLAEAETMDPGEEEADNDQDKLWHLFQNSATAVAQLYKDRVCHQQGLSLWVPFQNAATAVTNLYKESVEAHQRSCDRGIQIGHQRRNKDMLAWVKKRRRTIRREDLISFLCGKAPPHRSSRTNSRLAMVAPSRANSPAETGSSVETDLQPFREAIALHGLSGAMASISVRSGAPGSPTHVSGSSSNTGSVSGGGGASSGSGPVCRSRRNGLQDVDLNTFITEEMARHLDSTGAGAAGGGGNRKRNSTQCSDVITDSPTHKRNRVI, from the exons atggaggagaagaaggaagacGGGGACTCGGAGATACAGGAACACGGACCGGAGCACTGGTTCTCAAAATGGGAGCGGCAATGTTTAGCCGAAGCCGAGACGATGGACCCGGGCGAGGAAGAGGCCGACAATGACCAGGATAAACTCTGGCATCTCTTCCAGAACTCCGCCACTGCCGTAGCCCAATTatacaaag ACAGGGTATGCCACCAACAGGGCCTGTCATTGTGGGTGCCATTTCAGAATGCTGCTACTGCAGTAACCAACCTTTACAAAG AAAGTGTTGAAGCCCATCAGAGAAGTTGTGACCGGGGCATCCAGATAGGTCACCAACGGCGTAACAAG GATATGCTGGCCTGGGTGAAAAAGCGCCGAAGAACCATTCGCAGGGAGGATCTGATCAGCTTCCTGTGTGGCAAAGCCCCGCCACACAGGAGCAGCAGGACCAACTCTCGGCTGGCCATGGTGGCCCCCAGCAGGGCTAATTCCCCAGCTGAGACCGGCTCATCTGTGGAGACGGACCTGCAGCCCTTCAGGGAGGCCATAGCTCTGCATG GTCTGAGCGGCGCCATGGCGAGCATCAGCGTGCGCTCTGGCGCTCCGGGTTCCCCGACGCACGTGAGCGGGAGCAGCAGCAACACGGGGAGCGtgagcggcggcggcggcgcgtCCTCCGGCTCCGGGCCTGTGTGCCGCAGCAGGCGCAACGGCCTCCAAGACGTCGACCTGAACACTTTCATTACAGAGGAGATGGCCCGACATCTGGACTCTACTGGCGCCGGTGCCGCCGGGggaggaggaaacaggaagcgCAACTCCACCCAGTGCAGCGACGTCATCACGGACTCCCCCACGCACAAACGCAACAGGGTGATCTGA